The following coding sequences lie in one Fusarium poae strain DAOMC 252244 chromosome 1, whole genome shotgun sequence genomic window:
- a CDS encoding hypothetical protein (TransMembrane:3 (i21-45o107-123i135-158o)~BUSCO:5747at5125), whose translation MIYTIQPLRSSRYTTPNYSQEWILLALDLDLSSLLVVTVCVWQPYFEHPVVRNSSFTTFNARETSVTVTHTLKTDRTRFRGKRFAPGGTAPTSLLQAARLFLQDRQTPYWVVFFISSWLYALITTTLRSPDPAPISFLPALVTRGILAFFNQIAYLALVRTFTPPQSLGERLSDPSSAPTAAGITVPRTLPDIPELAQPRRASPPRLSGDYKRYPMADESKKDGGITFADQDKLPKLPIPELEASCKKYLEALKPLQTAREHAQTQYAVNEFLKGDGPELHEKLKAYAEGKTSYIEQFWYDSYLNFDNPVVLNLNPFFLLEDDPTPARNDQVTRAASLVVSSLEFVRAVRKEELAPDKVKGTPLCMYQFSRLFGTARVPTEEGCQIEQDPESKHIVVMCHGQFYWFDVLDDNSDVIMSEKDITINLQTIVDDATQVPIQDAAKGALGVLSTENRKVWSGLRDVLTSEPGSNNADSLGIVDTALFVLCLDYAEPTDAAALCQNMLCGTSEIEKGVQIGTCTNRWYDKLQIIVCKNGSAGINFEHTGVDGHTVLRFASDVYTDTILRFARTINGKAPSLWASSSPDPSKRDPESFGDVNVTPRKLEWDMIPELSVAVRFAETRLADLIEQNEFQTLDFSHYGKNFITSMGFSPDAFVQMAFQAAYYGLYGRVECTYEPAMTKMFLHGRTEAIRTVSEEVVDFVQTFWAENPAEAKIEALRKACQKHTANTRQCAKAEGCDRHLYALFSVWQRSLDDDLDYSNGYSSPGDEYSDQGGSPVGSPAQGSHHSVDGVEVRPTRDRGYSVNSRSRDQAPLPALFADAGWDKLNNTILSTSNCGNPALRQFGFGPTSGDGFGIGYIIKDEGLAICVASKHRQTKRFVDTFESYLLEIRRILRIGNRKMSTGKASRAREVEVERPRLLNRIKSRGRPITAVESLRSATGTTSPTNESSTFSEDDEMGGYGFFDAGMLLQALKARSENFELSDSRVSERAAAAQARRRDIGKKLRLSDY comes from the exons ATGATTTACACTATTCAGCCACTCAGAAGCAGTCGATATACTACCCCAAACTATTCTCAAGAGTGGATCCTCTTGGCTCTAGACCTCGATCTATCAAGTCTGCTTGTCGTCACAGTCTGCGTCTGGCAACCATATTTTGAACATCCCGTCGTCCGAAACTCCAGCTTTACCACTTTCAATGCTCGGGAAACATCCGTAACAGTAACGCACACGCTCAAAACGGACAGAACAAGATTTCGTGGCAAACGCTTCGCACCTGGCGGCACTGCACCTACTTCACTTCTACAGGCTGCTCGGTTATTCCTCcaagacagacagacacctTACTGGGTAGTCTTCTTCATATCATCCTGGCTGTATGCTCTTATAACCACCACATTACGGTCTCCAGATCCGGCACCGATTTCATTCTTACCGGCTCTTGTAACTCGGGGAATTCTCGCTTTCTTTAACCAAATCGCGTATCTCGCTCTCG TCCGGACCTTCACTCCTCCTCAATCTCTTGGAGAGAGGCTCTCTGATCCATCTTCCGCACCCACAGCTGCCGGCATTACCGTTCCTCGGACTCTCCCTGACATCCCTGAACTGGCTCAACCCCGACGAGCTTCTCCGCCAAGACTCAGCGGCGACTACAAACGCTATCCAATGGCTGACGAATCAAAGAAAGATGGTGGCATCACCTTTGCAGACCAGGACAAGCTGCCGAAGCTACCCATCCCAGAGCTAGAAGCCAGCTGTAAGAAATATCTAGAAGCTCTTAAGCCACTTCAGACTGCTCGTGAACATGCACAAACACAGTATGCGGTGAACGAGTTTCTTAAGGGCGATGGTCCTGAGCTGCATGAGAAATTGAAGGCATATGCTGAGGGGAAGACAAGCTACATCGAACAGTTCT GGTACGACTCTTATCTCAACTTTGATAATCCCGTTGTTCTTAACCTGAaccctttctttcttttggaAGATGACCCGACTCCTGCCCGCAACGACCAGGTCACCCGAGCCGCTTCTCTGGTTGTCTCGTCACTTGAATTTGTACGTGCTGTGCGTAAGGAAGAACTTGCCCCAGACAAAGTCAAGGGAACTCCCCTTTGCATGTACCAATTCTCGAGACTTTTTGGTACTGCTCGGGTGCCCACTGAGGAAGGATGTCAAATCGAGCAAGATCCCGAATCGAAGCACATTGTTGTCATGTGCCACGGCCAATTCTACTGGTTCGACGTGCTGGACGACAACTCAGATGTTATAATGAGCGAAAAAGACATCACTATCAACCTACAGACCATCGTCGATGATGCGACCCAGGTTCCCATCCAGGATGCTGCAAAGGGAGCTCTTGGAGTACTGAGTACCGAGAACCGTAAGGTCTGGTCCGGCCTTCGAGATGTTTTGACCAGTGAGCCAGGCTCCAACAACGCCGATTCTCTCGGTATTGTAGACACTGCTCTCTTTGTTCTTTGCCTGGACTATGCAGAACCCACGGATGCTGCAGCACTCTGTCAAAATATGCTTTGCGGTACTAGCGAGATCGAGAAAGGTGTTCAGATCGGTACTTGCACCAACCGATGGTACGATAAGCTCCAAATCATTGTCTGTAAGAACGGAAGTGCTGGCATAAACTTCGAGCACACTGGTGTGGACGGCCACACAGTTCTACGCTTCGCTAGCGACGTCTATACTGATACCATTCTTCGATTTGCCCGCACCATCAACGGCAAGGCACCTTCGCTATGGGCATCTTCTAGTCCCGATCCCTCCAAGCGCGACCCTGAGAGCTTCGGCGATGTTAATGTTACCCCGCGGAAGTTGGAGTGGGATATGATTCCTGAACTCAGTGTCGCTGTTCGCTTTGCCGAGACGCGTTTAGCCGATTTGATTGAGCAGAACGAGTTTCAGACACTGGACTTTAGCCACTATGGCAAGAATTTCATTACCTCTATGGGATTCTCTCCTGATGCGTTTGTTCAGATGGCTTTCCAGGCCGCCTACTACGGTCTCTACGGTCGTGTTGAGTGCACTTATGAGCCTGCCATGACCAAGATGTTCCTACATGGTCGAACCGAGGCAATCAGAACAGTCTCGGAAGAGGTAGTTGATTTCGTCCAGACTTTCTGGGCAGAAAACCCTGCCGAGGCCAAAATTGAGGCGCTCAGGAAAGCTTGCCAGAAGCATACCGCGAATACACGACAATGCGCCAAGGCCGAGGGCTGCGATCGACACTTATATGCTTTGTTCTCGGTTTGGCAACGGAGCTTAGATGATGACCTCGATTACAGTAACGGCTACTCCAGTCCCGGTGACGAATATTCAGACCAGGGCGGATCACCAGTAGGCAGCCCCGCGCAAGGTTCACACCATTCTGTTGATGGCGTCGAAGTGAGGCCTACGCGAGATCGCGGCTATAGTGTCAACTCTCGATCCCGAGACCAAGCCCCTCTTCCCGCCCTGTTCGCCGATGCTGGATGGGATAAACTCAACAACACTATTCTTTCAACTTCCAACTGTGGTAACCCGGCCCTTCGCCAATTCGGGTTTGGTCCTACCTCAGGAGACGGGTTTGGTATTGGGTACATTATCAAGGACGAAGGGCTTGCTATCTGTGTTGCTAGTAAGCACCGCCAGACAAAGCGATTCGTCGACACCTTCGAGAGTTACCTCCTAGAGATCCGTCGTATCCTACGTATCGGCAACCGCAAAATGTCTACTGGCAAAGCAAGCCGTGCTCGTGAGGTAGAGGTAGAACGACCCAGACTTCTCAATCGCATCAAGTCTCGAGGACGTCCTATCACCGCAGTTGAAAGCTTGCGCTCGGCCACAGGCACCACGTCACCTACGAACGAGAGCAGCACATTcagcgaggatgatgaaatGGGCGGAT ATGGCTTTTTCGATGCTGGTATGCTTTTGCAAGCTCTCAAGGCTCGCAGCGAGAATTTCGAATTATCTGACAGTCGTGTGTCAGAGagggctgctgctgcccaAGCCCGCCGTCGTGATATTGGAAAGAAACTGAGACTGAGTGATTATTGA
- a CDS encoding hypothetical protein (BUSCO:3281at5125), translating to MDELRFRSQQSPRGNDPAMHSFVSPPRNASRMPAPQANPHVGAHDHRSGLPRRFTTDSGRVPTLSTLGAQRVPEPPQDYNAMQKVQLIEKKKMEYERIREQRRRFELEMQKLDQQQRREALELAQMEEEVGRMGGHQSEPTTPPEYRDNSGFPTFLSRPSRYSMSSLTSPPGFFNRAVRSGSQLASPQSGIRQARFGFDDTTTQMPSRSVPTTRRNSDDEKEEAVRQDPSSHRSGNSINRYSMPVTRSRTGLYDVGLDQTNTTRFLFGDEDSNGLSHSVPDENFPTLVRRDEQIQNLSSVNGTSNIVSDLVGLASRPASLRHSIDLKYISENAIEPSSMMSPSGNGNMATPPKLQGSFSSNDVPTVKSPGGSSSKANTHAQQHFHNHNASLGRIPAGAIHRGHSRELSSDNAAASREQSGYPSIQSALQASAAPFGPSTTAPAPASMGNAPTGAPSMNSNFNNGYYPMNGYGVPQGAPQGSTPQGVPQGATHQPGTYNSNMLANSMQQMSMNGANGGSMYQPQNFNGYNAGHYNQGNQPRDSQARVMQHRRQLDNEAMSRFQNMPLESFVGTIYELCKDQHGCRYLQKKLEERNPDQVHIIWNETNKHVIELMTDPFGNYLCQKLLEYCNDDERTTLIQNASQDMVRIALNQHGTRALQKMIEYVSTPQQVHIIIEALRFRVVELIQDLNGNHVIQKCLNRLPPLDAQFIFDAVGNNCIEVGTHRHGCCVLQRCIDHASGDQKLWLIQRITEHARILVQDPFGNYVVQYIIDLNEPIFTEPIVQTFKDCITQLSRHKFSSNVIEKCLRCAQPPSKDLIVDELLRNQEMERLLRDSFANYVIQTALEYATPHYKYRLVEAIRPILPQIRTTPYGRRIQAKISAFDNRGSAASSGQVTPADNTQGQIPLRATHSRGLSGNVPMLQGNGIPPNGPMSTMRQNVPVYPPNPTMNGQASSTGAPVHQPQYGQAPGNFTPNPASNGAAKGSAGPTTPANGNTNGSTGNAGEAQWV from the exons ATGGACGAACTACGCTTTCGCTCTCAGCAGTCCCCGCGGGGCAACGACCCGGCCATGCACTCGTTTGTCTCACCTCCTCGAAATGCCTCCAGAATGCCGGCCCCCCAAGCCAACCCTCACGTCGGAGCTCACGACCATCGATCTGGCCTTCCCCGCCGCTTCACCACCGACTCTGGCCGAGTCCCGACGCTATCTACCTTAGGTGCTCAGCGAGTGCCAGAACCCCCCCAGGATTATAAT GCGATGCAAAAGGTGCAATTG atcgagaagaagaagatggagtACGAGCGCATCCGGGAACAAAGGCGGCGTTTTGAACTCGAGATGCAAAAGCTAGACCAGCAACAACGGCGGGAAGCTTTGGAGCTTGCTCagatggaggaggaagttggtAGAATGGGTGGCCACCAGTCCGAGCCTACGACACCCCCAGAATACCGCGACAACTCTGGGTTCCCTACGTTTTTGTCACGACCGAGCCGATATTCGATGTCCAGCTTAACCTCCCCGCCAGGTTTCTTTAACCGCGCCGTTAGATCCGGTTCGCAGCTTGCATCTCCCCAATCTGGTATAAGACAGGCACGATTCGGCTTCGACGACACCACAACACAAATGCCTTCTCGCTCTGTCCCAACTACACGCCGGAATAGTGACgacgagaaggaggaggccgTTCGACAGGACCCAAGTAGCCATCGGTCGGGTAACTC CATCAACCGCTACTCAATGCCCGTGACCCGTTCGCGCACTGGATTGTACGACGTGGGCCTTGATCAGACAAACACTACTCGTTTCCTTTTTGGCGACGAGGATTCAAACGGACTGAGCCACAGTGTTCCTGACGAAAACTTTCCGACTCTCGTTCGCCGTGACGAACAGATT CAGAATCTTTCGTCGGTCAACGGAACCTCCAACATCGTGAGCGATCTCGTGGGCCTCGCCTCTCGGCCTGCTTCCCTCCGTCATTCCATTGATCTCAAGTACATCTCCGAGAACGCTATCGAACCCAGTTCTATGATGTCTCCCTCTGGTAACGGCAATATGGCCACACCCCCTAAGCTACAGGGCTCGTTCTCTTCGAACGATGTTCCGACTGTCAAGAGCCCAGGAGGTTCGTCCTCCAAGGCCAACACCCACGCTCAGCAGCATTTCCACAATCACAATGCCAGCCTCGGTCGAATTCCTGCTGGTGCAATCCATCGCGGTCATAGCCGTGAGCTTTCTTCTGACAACGCTGCTGCCAGCCGTGAACAGTCTGGATACCCGTCCATACAATCTGCCCTGCAGGCCAGTGCTGCTCCCTTTGGGCCTAGCACCACAGCTCCCGCCCCAGCATCTATGGGCAACGCTCCAACTGGCGCTCCTTCCATGAACAGCAACTTCAACAACGGGTATTATCCTATGAACGGCTACGGCGTTCCTCAAGGTGCCCCTCAGGGCAGTACCCCTCAAGGGGTTCCCCAGGGTGCCACCCACCAGCCCGGCACTTACAATTCGAACATGCTTGCGAACAGTATGCAGCAGATGAGCATGAATGGAGCCAATGGTGGCAGCATGTATCAGCCCCAGAACTTCAACGGATACAATGCTGGTCACTACAACCAGGGCAATCAGCCTCGCGACAGCCAGGCCCGTGTCATGCAACATCGCCGCCAGCTTGACAACGAAG CCATGTCCCGCTTCCAGAACATGCCTCTCGAGTCCTTTGTAGGTACGATCTACGAGCTTTGCAAGGACCAGCATGGCTGTCGCTACCTCcagaagaagctcgaggAGCGCAATCCCGACCAAGTTCATATAATTTGGAACGAAACCAACAAGCACGTCATTGAGCTCATGACGGACCCGTTTGGTAATTATTTGTGCCAAAAGCTCCTAGAGTACTGCAATGATGACGAGAGAACCACTTTGATTCAAAACGCTTCCCAGGATATGGTCCGCATTGCGCTCAATCAGCATGGTACACGCGCCCTCCAGAAGATGATTGAGTATGTAAGCACTCCTCAGCAGGTTCACATCATAATCGAGGCCCTGCGTTTCCGAGTCGTCGAGCTCATCCAGGACCTCAACGGCAACCATGTCATCCAGAAGTGCCTCAATAGACTTCCTCCCCTTGATGCTCAATTCATCTTTGATGCCGTGGGCAACAATTGTATCGAGGTTGGCACCCACCGACATGGCTGCTGTGTTCTTCAGCGCTGCATCGACCATGCATCTGGCGATCAGAAGCTTTGGCTCATCCAGCGCATCACCGAGCATGCGCGAATTCTTGTTCAGGATCCGTTTGGCAACTATGTCGTCCAATATATCATTGACTTGAACGAGCCTATCTTCACTGAGCCTATTGTTCAGACCTTTAAGGACTGTATCACCCAATTGTCCCGCCACAAGTTCAGCTCGAACGTCATCGAGAAGTGCCTTCGCTGCGCCCAGCCTCCCTCGAAGGACCTTATTGTGGACGAGCTTCTGCGTAACCAGGAGATGGAGCGCCTTCTTCGGGACTCTTTTGCCAACTATGTCATTCAGACAGCCTTGGAGTACGCTACTCCTCATTACAAGTACCGCCTTGTAGAGGCAATCCGTCCAATCTTGCCTCAGATCAGAACTACACCCTACGGTCGTCGCATTCAAGCTAAAATCTCGGCCTTCGACAACCGCGGTAGCGCTGCTTCTAGCGGTCAAGTGACACCCGCCGATAATACCCAAGGTCAAATCCCTCTGCGGGCTACTCACTCTCGGGGTCTTTCTGGAAACGTTCCTATGCTTCAGGGCAATGGCATTCCTCCCAACGGTCCCATGTCCACTATGCGACAAAACGTGCCTGTCTATCCTCCTAACCCAACCATGAATGGCCAGGCCTCTTCCACTGGCGCACCTGTTCATCAACCCCAGTATGGACAGGCCCCAGGCAACTTTACCCCCAACCCTGCTTCCAACGGCGCTGCTAAGGGTAGCGCCGGCCCTACAACTCCTGCCAACGGCAACACCAACGGCAGCACGGGCAACGCCGGGGAGGCTCAGTGGGTTTAG